GCCTCCGGAAGTCATCAGGCCGCCGGCGGTGTCCGGATACTCCAGCCAGCGTCGGATCCAGTCTATAACGACCAGTTCCATCTGGCTCGCCCCACTGGATGTGAGCCATGTACACTGGTTGACCTGGTAGGCGGAGACCATGAAGTCCGCCAATATGCCGGGCCAGGTCGGCGCCGAAGGGATAAACGCGAAAGATCGGGGGTGATCGAGGCGGGCGCCCAGGGGGAGTATGTCCTTCGCCGCCCTCCCCAGGACCTCCAGCGCTGGACTTCCGTGTTCGGGCGGATCCTCCATGAGCTGATCTTCCAGTTCCTGCTTAAACTCGCCGTCCCAGGCCTGTTCATCCGGAAGATTCCTGATACGTTCTATAATGATTTCCGCCGTCCTGGTCGCGAGCTCGAGCATGACGTCGGGGGTCATCTGGAGACTGTTGAGCGCTTCCGCACTCGATTCAGCGTGCTGCTTTTCCCGATTCTCCCGAGACATTTTCAACTTCTCCTGATTCCCGCTATCGCTCAGTGCCCACTATCGCTCAGTGCCACTTATCGCTCAGTGCCACGAATCCAGGTACGCCCTCTGTTCCGGCGTCAACTCGTCCACGGCCATACCCATGCTCGCGAGCTTCAGGCTGGCGATCTCGTGGTCGATTTCATCCGGCAGGGTGTGTACACCGGGTGTCATTTCCCCGTGCCTGGCTGCCAGGTGTTCCGCCGCCAGGGCCTGGTTGGCGAAGGACAGGTCCATGACCGCGGCGGGATGTCCCTCGCCGGCCACCAGGTTGACCAGCCGTCCCTCACCGAGGAGATACAGTCTCCGGCCGTTCGCCAGGACGTACTCCTCCACCCATGGACGCAGGGACTGCCGCTCGACCGCGAGGGCACCCAGGGCCTGCACGTCGATTTCCACGTCGAAATGTCCGGCGTTGGCCAGCATGGCGCCGTCTTTCATGGCTTCCAGGTGATCGCGGCGTATGACCCCGCGGTTTCCGGTCACGGTGACGAACAGGTCACCCAGCGCGGCCGCCTCGGCCATGGGCAGTACCCGGAATCCCTCCATGACGGCTTCCAGGGCCGCGACGGGATCCACCTCCGTTACGATGACCTGGCCGCCCAGCCCCCTGGCCCGGGACGCCACGCCCCGTCCGCACCAGCCGTAGCCGCACACCACCACCGTTTTTCCCGCGATCAACGTATTAGTGGCCCGGAGGACGCCGTCGAGCGCGCTTTGTCCCGTGCCAAACCGGTTGTCGAATTGATGCTTGGTCTTCGAATCGTTGACCGCGATGACCGGAAAGGTCAGGTCGCCGTTCCGGACCATGCTTTGAAGCCGGTTAACGCCCGTGGTCGTCTCTTCCGTTCCGCCGATGATCTTGCCCAGTTGTTGGCGGTGGTCCCGATGCGCCGTGATAACCAGGTCGGCCCCGTCGTCCAGCAGGAGATCCGGCTGCGCATCCAGCACGGTGTGCAGGTGCCGGCTGAACGTGTCGGAGTCCTCCCCCCTTATCGCCAATACGGGCACCCCGTGATGCACGACCAGGCTGGCCGCCACGTCGTCCTGCGTGCTCAAGGGATTGGATGCGCAGACGATGGGCTCCGCGCCGCCTGCCTTGATCGCCGTGACCAGGTTGGCCGTCTTGGTCGAAATGTGCAGGCAAACGCCGACGCGCAGGTTGCGAAGGGGCTGTTCCCGCGCGAACCGGTCTTTTATCGCGCGCAAGACCGGCATCTGGCGGGCGTCCCATGCCATGCGCGCCGCGCCGGCCTTGGCGAGATCGGGATCACGGATGTCAGATTCCATGGCTACTGTCATTATGGCTTTCGGCGCATTGCGCGTCAAGGTTAATGGCAAGGTTAATGGCAAGGTTAAACGGCCGCAACGGTTGCCTTCGGCATATCAGTACGTACTCCTTCCGCGCCGCCCTCATATGCCCTTGACATCAAGGAACTTCAACGACTAACATGGTGAGGTTTCACTTCCCGGTAAGTGACTGATTTATCGCGTTTTACACGGACCGTTCTTCCTATCCTCCGATCGTTCGGACACCCCATGCTCGACCTCTCCAGAAAACGCCTCAACCGTACCATACTTTCCCTCGCATGGCCGGCCATACTCGAAAACCTGATGCACACGACGGTGTACATCGTCGACAGCATCTTTATCGGCACCCTCGGAACGCTGGCTTTCGCCGCCGTCGGCCAGAGTTCCATGATCCTCTTTACCGTGGTTTTCGTCTTCTACGGGATCGGGGTGGCAACGGGGGCCGTCGTGGCGAGGAACCTGGGCCGGGGCGACCAGAAGACGGCCTGCGAGGCCGCCGGCCAGGGGATCATACTCGGAACGTCTATCGGCTTGATGGTGGCCGCGTTGGGCCTGATGTTCGGCAAGGATCTCATGGTATTCCTGGGTACCGAGCCGGACGTCGTCGAACGTGCCCAGGAGTACATGCCCATCGTCTTCGCCTTCAGCGTGCTGCGCCTTTTCATCTACACCAGCAGCGGCATCCTGCGCGCGGCCGGCGACACCAAGACGCCCATGTGGATCACGGGTATCATGAACGTGTACAACATCTTCGCCGACTGGGTGCTGATCTTCGGCATCGGACCCTTCCCGGAACTGGGCATAACGGGCGCGGCCCTGGCTACCGGCACGGCCTACGTCCTGGGCGCCGTCCTGCTCATGTACAGGCTGTTCCGCCGTCACGCGAGATTCAGGCTGTGCGGCAGCGACATTGGGAATATCAGATCCGAGCACCTGCGGACCATCATACGGATCGCCGTGCCGAATCTCGGTGAACAGTCCGTCATGCAATGCGCCTATTTCTCGTTCATGTGGATCGTGACAAGCCTGGGTACGGCGGCGCTCACGGCGCATTTCATGACCATACGGGTGGAGATGGTCTCCTTCATGCCCGTATTCGGACTTTCCATGGCCGTGTCCACCGTGGTCGGACAGAGTCTGGGCGCCGAGCGTCCCGAAATCGCCGAGCTTGCCGTGAAGAAGGCCGCTCGAATCGGCCTGATCGCCATGAGCGCGCTGGGGCTTATATTCGTCGCCGTACCCGGCCTGCTCGTCGGTATCTACAGTCCGTCGCCGGAAGTGTATGACCTGGCCGTGCTCTGCGTGCGTATCGCCGCCCTCGAACTGCCGACGTCGGCTTTGCTGATGATCTATACCGGCGCCATGCGGGGCGCGGGAGACACCGTGAGTCCCATGCTGATCAGCATCTTCGGCGCGATCTTCCTGCGGATCGGCATGATGTACGTGCTGGTGATCGATCTGGGCTGGGGGTTGCCTGGGGTATGGTACGGTACGGCGCTGGACTGGGGCATCCGCCTGGTGATCGCCTGGTTCCTGTTCCGGCGGGGTCGGTGGAAGAGGATAAAGATCTAAGGGGAGTTTGAATCGATGAAAGTCGTTTTGCAGCGCGTCTCCAGCGCTTCCGTCAAAATCGACGGCGCGGTAACCGGTGAAATCGGTCCCGGTCTCGTACTGCTATTTGGCATTGCGAAGGACGATGCGCCGGAGGACGTGGAGTACGTCGTCAACAAGTGCGCCGGACTCCGGATATTCGGCGACGACCAGGGGAAGATGAACCGTTCTCTGCTCGACGTAGGGGGTGAAGTACTGGCGATATCCCAGTTTACGCTGTTCGGCGATACCCGCAAGGGCCGCAGGCCCAGTTTCGAAAGCGCCGCGCCGCCGGAACTCGCCGAACCGCTCTACGAGCTGGCGGTCGAACGCCTCAGGGAACAGGGCATCAGGGTCGCCACCGGTCGTTTCGGCGCCTACATGGAAGTGTCACTGGTCAACGACGGGCCCGTGACCTTGACCGTCGAGTCCCGCCGATGAAGCAAATCGTCCTGGCCTCTTCCTCGCCCCGCCGATCCGACCTGCTCCGGCAGATCGGGATCGCCTTCGAAGTCGTTCCACCGGACGTCGACGAATCACAGTACTCCTTTGACGACGATCCTGCCGGTACCGCGGAACGGCTTGCATTGGCCAAGGCGAAAAGCGCGGCCGACCGGGTCGACGCTCGCGGCCGCCTGGTGCTTGGCGCGGACACGGTGGTCCTGTTCGAGGACGAGGTCATCGGCAAGCCGAAAGATGC
The genomic region above belongs to Gemmatimonadota bacterium and contains:
- a CDS encoding adenosylhomocysteinase codes for the protein MESDIRDPDLAKAGAARMAWDARQMPVLRAIKDRFAREQPLRNLRVGVCLHISTKTANLVTAIKAGGAEPIVCASNPLSTQDDVAASLVVHHGVPVLAIRGEDSDTFSRHLHTVLDAQPDLLLDDGADLVITAHRDHRQQLGKIIGGTEETTTGVNRLQSMVRNGDLTFPVIAVNDSKTKHQFDNRFGTGQSALDGVLRATNTLIAGKTVVVCGYGWCGRGVASRARGLGGQVIVTEVDPVAALEAVMEGFRVLPMAEAAALGDLFVTVTGNRGVIRRDHLEAMKDGAMLANAGHFDVEIDVQALGALAVERQSLRPWVEEYVLANGRRLYLLGEGRLVNLVAGEGHPAAVMDLSFANQALAAEHLAARHGEMTPGVHTLPDEIDHEIASLKLASMGMAVDELTPEQRAYLDSWH
- a CDS encoding MATE family efflux transporter is translated as MLDLSRKRLNRTILSLAWPAILENLMHTTVYIVDSIFIGTLGTLAFAAVGQSSMILFTVVFVFYGIGVATGAVVARNLGRGDQKTACEAAGQGIILGTSIGLMVAALGLMFGKDLMVFLGTEPDVVERAQEYMPIVFAFSVLRLFIYTSSGILRAAGDTKTPMWITGIMNVYNIFADWVLIFGIGPFPELGITGAALATGTAYVLGAVLLMYRLFRRHARFRLCGSDIGNIRSEHLRTIIRIAVPNLGEQSVMQCAYFSFMWIVTSLGTAALTAHFMTIRVEMVSFMPVFGLSMAVSTVVGQSLGAERPEIAELAVKKAARIGLIAMSALGLIFVAVPGLLVGIYSPSPEVYDLAVLCVRIAALELPTSALLMIYTGAMRGAGDTVSPMLISIFGAIFLRIGMMYVLVIDLGWGLPGVWYGTALDWGIRLVIAWFLFRRGRWKRIKI
- the dtd gene encoding D-aminoacyl-tRNA deacylase; this translates as MKVVLQRVSSASVKIDGAVTGEIGPGLVLLFGIAKDDAPEDVEYVVNKCAGLRIFGDDQGKMNRSLLDVGGEVLAISQFTLFGDTRKGRRPSFESAAPPELAEPLYELAVERLREQGIRVATGRFGAYMEVSLVNDGPVTLTVESRR